From Pandoraea norimbergensis, the proteins below share one genomic window:
- a CDS encoding CIS tube protein: MATSLNRRKFNIAPCKVSGGQISVDTSRTAFEALINPVGYKRKLSIEYNKKQTLGQPSATPRFSAIRPENITIENLVLDGTGVVDGTGSRSVKDMIDALLAVIYKYDGKKHEPNYIRLLWGTFIFFGRVESISLDYTMFKPTGEPLRARVTLGIVGWMSATESALRANLSSPDLSHLVEVTAGDTLPLLCNRIYNDPSYYREVARINNLTGFRKLEPGMMLRFPPLV, encoded by the coding sequence GTGGCGACCAGCCTGAATCGCAGAAAATTCAACATCGCCCCGTGCAAAGTCTCGGGCGGTCAGATTTCGGTCGACACCAGCCGCACGGCCTTCGAAGCGTTGATCAATCCGGTTGGCTACAAGCGCAAGCTGAGCATCGAGTACAACAAGAAGCAGACGCTCGGGCAGCCGAGTGCTACGCCGCGTTTCAGCGCCATTCGCCCTGAGAACATCACCATCGAGAATCTGGTGCTCGATGGTACCGGCGTGGTCGATGGCACCGGCTCGCGCAGCGTCAAAGACATGATCGACGCGCTGCTGGCGGTCATCTACAAGTACGACGGCAAGAAGCACGAACCAAATTACATCCGGCTGCTGTGGGGTACGTTTATCTTCTTTGGACGGGTCGAGTCGATTTCTCTCGACTACACCATGTTCAAGCCGACCGGCGAGCCGTTGCGCGCCCGCGTGACGCTCGGCATCGTCGGCTGGATGAGCGCGACCGAGAGCGCGTTGCGAGCCAACCTGAGTTCGCCCGACCTGAGCCATCTCGTCGAAGTCACGGCGGGCGACACGCTGCCGTTGCTGTGCAACCGCATCTACAACGACCCGTCGTACTACCGCGAGGTCGCGCGCATCAACAACCTGACGGGTTTTCGCAAGCTGGAGCCCGGCATGATGCTGCGCTTTCCGCCGCTCGTCTGA
- the vgrG gene encoding type VI secretion system tip protein VgrG: protein MATSPAANANGVLTLAITSAGSPIPDTAGVISVEIDRAVGRVSSARIVLRDGDMPNDDFPVSDTEVFAPGSAIVIKAGYGGTTAQIFDGIVVRHGIKIAGNNDARLIVECRHKAVAMTIGCKNANYVQKQDSAILSQLISDAGLTADVTTTQTQHQEIVQFYSTDWDFMALRAEANGALVIADDNGTVSVKPPQTSAAAVLKVTYGIDMMSFSADVDARTQLQSVVAAAWDPATQAMVQQSAPAKALYEQGDLTPAKLAQVAGPSTFRLQSTVPLQSDELKSWSEARQMRAALACIRGRMSFQGNSAAKPGVMIELVGVGKRFSGSVYVSAVQHRIADGNWISDVEFGLSPESFSERHGAGNVQASGLVPGVGGLQIGVVTKLDADPEGQYRIQVAVQVLQAETAGVWARLASFYGSSGVGAFFIPEIGDEVILGYLNGDPSHPVVLGSLYSSQRKMPYELTAENYTKALWTKGLLKIIFDDDKKVITVITPQKNTIEMSDDAKSICLTDQNNNKIQMTPDGITLDSPKDIVINAKGKVSISAVSNIEQTAQADIKSEALNITSTAKVGFTAKGSATAELSASGQTTVKGALVMIN from the coding sequence ATGGCCACGTCTCCCGCCGCTAACGCCAATGGTGTCCTGACGCTCGCGATCACGAGCGCGGGCAGTCCCATTCCCGATACGGCGGGTGTGATCTCCGTCGAGATCGATCGCGCGGTGGGGCGCGTCAGCAGCGCACGCATCGTATTGCGCGACGGCGACATGCCTAACGACGACTTCCCGGTGAGCGACACAGAGGTCTTCGCACCGGGGAGTGCCATCGTCATCAAAGCGGGATATGGCGGCACGACGGCACAAATCTTCGATGGCATCGTTGTGCGGCACGGCATCAAGATCGCAGGCAATAACGACGCCAGACTAATCGTTGAGTGCAGACATAAGGCGGTGGCCATGACGATCGGCTGCAAGAACGCCAACTATGTTCAGAAGCAGGACAGCGCGATTCTCAGTCAACTGATTTCCGATGCCGGTCTCACGGCGGATGTGACCACCACGCAGACCCAGCATCAGGAGATCGTGCAGTTCTACAGCACCGACTGGGATTTCATGGCATTGCGAGCGGAAGCCAACGGGGCACTCGTGATCGCCGACGATAACGGTACGGTGAGCGTCAAACCGCCGCAGACCAGCGCGGCAGCGGTCCTCAAAGTGACTTATGGCATCGACATGATGTCGTTCTCTGCCGATGTCGATGCCCGCACGCAGTTGCAGAGCGTGGTCGCGGCCGCGTGGGACCCGGCAACGCAGGCGATGGTGCAGCAAAGTGCGCCGGCGAAAGCGCTCTACGAGCAGGGTGACCTCACCCCGGCGAAGCTCGCTCAGGTGGCCGGTCCGAGCACCTTCCGGCTGCAATCGACGGTGCCGCTGCAAAGCGACGAACTGAAATCATGGAGCGAGGCGCGTCAGATGCGCGCCGCCCTCGCGTGTATTCGCGGGCGCATGTCGTTTCAGGGAAATTCGGCGGCCAAGCCGGGCGTGATGATCGAGCTAGTGGGCGTGGGAAAACGGTTTAGCGGCAGCGTCTACGTGAGCGCCGTGCAGCATCGTATTGCCGACGGCAACTGGATTTCAGATGTCGAATTCGGTCTCTCGCCGGAGAGCTTCAGCGAGCGTCACGGGGCGGGCAACGTTCAGGCGTCGGGGCTGGTGCCGGGGGTCGGCGGGCTGCAAATCGGTGTGGTCACGAAGCTCGATGCGGACCCCGAGGGGCAATACCGGATTCAGGTGGCGGTGCAGGTGTTGCAGGCGGAGACCGCCGGTGTGTGGGCGCGGCTCGCGAGCTTCTACGGGTCGTCCGGCGTGGGGGCGTTCTTCATCCCCGAGATCGGCGACGAAGTGATACTGGGTTACCTCAATGGCGACCCGTCGCATCCGGTGGTGCTGGGCAGTCTGTACAGCAGCCAACGCAAGATGCCCTACGAATTGACGGCTGAAAACTACACCAAAGCGTTGTGGACGAAAGGGTTGCTCAAGATCATTTTCGATGACGACAAGAAGGTCATCACCGTCATTACGCCGCAGAAGAACACCATCGAGATGAGCGACGACGCCAAGTCGATCTGCCTGACCGATCAGAACAACAACAAGATCCAGATGACGCCCGACGGCATCACGCTAGACAGCCCGAAGGACATCGTGATCAACGCCAAGGGCAAAGTCAGCATCAGCGCGGTATCGAATATCGAACAGACCGCGCAGGCGGATATCAAGAGCGAGGCGCTCAACATCACCAGCACAGCGAAAGTGGGCTTTACCGCGAAGGGTTCGGCGACTGCTGAGCTTTCAGCCAGCGGCCAGACGACCGTTAAGGGCGCACTGGTCATGATCAACTGA
- a CDS encoding PAAR domain-containing protein codes for MPLAARLTDMHVCPMQTPSVPVPIPHVGGPILGPCVPTVLVGKLPAAVVTDNCLCVGPPDSIVMGSTSVLIGGKPAARVGDTCAHGGAISMGCPTVLIGG; via the coding sequence ATGCCGCTCGCCGCACGACTGACCGACATGCATGTGTGTCCGATGCAGACGCCGTCCGTACCTGTGCCGATTCCGCACGTCGGCGGCCCGATTCTTGGCCCGTGCGTGCCGACAGTGCTGGTTGGCAAACTGCCGGCCGCCGTCGTGACCGACAACTGTCTCTGCGTCGGTCCGCCGGATTCTATTGTCATGGGATCGACGAGCGTGCTGATCGGCGGCAAGCCAGCCGCGCGCGTCGGCGATACCTGTGCGCATGGCGGTGCGATTTCTATGGGCTGTCCAACGGTGCTGATCGGCGGCTGA
- a CDS encoding phage tail protein produces MADDGSKQSTTVWPLPKFYFQVKWDSQVMSFQEVSGLDVQSEEIKYRHGDSPEFSVIKMPGMKKYGNVTMKKGVFKSDNKFWDWFNQIKMNTIKRVPVTISLLDEAGKPTMVWTLANAWPTKITGTDLKSEGNEVAIETIEIVHEGLTIANS; encoded by the coding sequence ATGGCAGACGACGGCTCGAAACAATCCACCACAGTTTGGCCGCTTCCCAAGTTCTACTTTCAGGTGAAGTGGGATTCGCAGGTCATGTCGTTTCAGGAAGTGAGCGGCCTGGACGTGCAGTCCGAAGAAATCAAGTATCGGCACGGCGACAGCCCGGAGTTCTCGGTGATCAAGATGCCGGGCATGAAGAAGTACGGCAACGTGACCATGAAGAAGGGCGTGTTCAAGTCCGATAACAAGTTCTGGGACTGGTTCAACCAGATCAAGATGAACACCATCAAGCGGGTGCCGGTGACGATTAGCCTGCTCGACGAGGCCGGCAAGCCGACGATGGTGTGGACGCTCGCCAATGCATGGCCGACCAAAATTACGGGCACTGATCTGAAGTCCGAAGGCAACGAAGTCGCCATCGAGACCATCGAGATCGTGCACGAAGGGTTGACCATCGCCAACAGCTAA
- the hydA gene encoding dihydropyrimidinase — MTNAFSGAQPFDLVIRNADVVTASDRFQTDIGVSDGVIVALGRRLGPGKREVDATGLLAMPGGVDGHCHLDQPMPDGLRMADDFFTGTRAAVCGGTTTVIPFAAQEKGGSLRAAVEDYHRRANGRAVVDYGFHLIVADPTEKVLREELPQLIQEGYTSFKIYMTYDDLKLSDREILEVLSVAREHGALVMVHAENSDCIAWLTDKLVGQGRIAPKFHGLARPAAVEREATHRAITFAELVDVPILIVHVSGKDAIGQIRWAQGRGMPILAETCPQYLYLTADDMGHPGDDGYAGAKCVCSPPPRDSDNQEAVWKALKQGVFSVFSSDHAPFNYDDPQGKKPGGNAQSFEHIPNGIPGIETRLPLLFDGVRQGRLSVHKFVELTSYRPARLYGLYPRKGTIAIGADADIVLWDPDARVQITNGALHHAVDYTPYEGREVTGWPVHCFSRGEQLVANRQYLEPTPGRGQFLPADAPSLV, encoded by the coding sequence ATGACGAATGCGTTTTCAGGCGCGCAGCCTTTTGATCTGGTCATTCGCAATGCCGACGTCGTGACCGCGTCCGATCGGTTCCAGACCGATATCGGTGTGAGCGACGGCGTCATCGTGGCCCTCGGCCGCCGGCTCGGCCCGGGCAAACGTGAGGTGGATGCGACGGGCTTGCTTGCCATGCCCGGTGGTGTCGACGGGCATTGCCACCTTGATCAGCCGATGCCCGATGGGCTGCGCATGGCCGATGACTTTTTCACGGGGACGCGGGCGGCCGTTTGCGGCGGCACGACCACCGTGATCCCGTTTGCTGCGCAGGAGAAGGGCGGTTCGCTACGGGCCGCCGTCGAGGACTATCACCGTCGGGCGAACGGGCGCGCCGTCGTGGATTACGGTTTCCATCTGATCGTTGCCGACCCCACGGAGAAAGTGCTTCGCGAGGAGCTTCCGCAACTGATTCAGGAAGGCTACACGTCGTTCAAGATCTATATGACTTACGACGATCTGAAACTCTCGGACCGAGAGATTCTGGAAGTGCTTTCCGTGGCCCGCGAGCATGGCGCATTGGTGATGGTGCACGCGGAGAATTCGGATTGCATCGCGTGGCTGACGGACAAGCTTGTCGGGCAAGGGCGTATTGCGCCGAAGTTCCACGGGCTCGCACGCCCTGCTGCGGTCGAGCGCGAAGCCACCCATCGGGCGATCACGTTTGCCGAGCTGGTCGATGTGCCGATCCTGATCGTGCACGTGTCCGGCAAGGATGCGATCGGGCAGATTCGCTGGGCGCAGGGACGCGGCATGCCGATTCTCGCCGAGACGTGTCCGCAGTATCTCTACCTCACGGCTGACGACATGGGGCATCCGGGCGACGATGGCTATGCCGGCGCCAAATGCGTGTGCAGCCCGCCGCCGCGCGATTCCGACAATCAGGAGGCGGTCTGGAAAGCGTTGAAGCAGGGCGTGTTCTCGGTCTTTTCATCCGACCATGCGCCGTTCAACTACGACGATCCGCAGGGCAAGAAGCCGGGCGGCAACGCGCAGTCGTTCGAACACATTCCCAACGGCATCCCCGGTATTGAAACGCGCTTGCCGCTGCTGTTCGACGGCGTACGTCAGGGGCGGCTGTCGGTGCACAAGTTCGTCGAGCTGACGTCATATCGTCCGGCGCGACTGTATGGCCTGTACCCACGCAAAGGCACGATCGCCATCGGGGCCGATGCCGACATCGTGTTGTGGGACCCGGACGCCCGCGTGCAGATCACGAACGGCGCCTTGCATCACGCCGTCGACTACACGCCGTACGAGGGCAGGGAAGTGACCGGCTGGCCGGTGCATTGTTTCTCGCGGGGCGAGCAACTCGTTGCCAACCGCCAATACCTTGAACCGACGCCGGGACGCGGGCAGTTTTTGCCTGCCGACGCCCCGTCGCTGGTGTGA
- a CDS encoding phage tail sheath family protein — MAQYKTPGVYVVEQNAFPNSVVEVATAVPAFIGYTQFADNKGTPLANTPWRISSMAEFVTYFGGAPATSYSLDAVPAAPSAPAAAKKADGGDAAAADAGGATPPARPVVTDLFIGATGARKPFKFTPQGTEYLLYYSMLLFFQNGGGPCYIVSVGTYADGEIDPGKLTAGIDTLVKEQEPTMVVVPEAVRLSSQDCTTVQRAMLMHCGYTMRNRFAIVDVFDGSWDRQAPGGDAITAFRDSVGSEFLDFGAGYYPWVNTSIVTEKDLDFTRISNPAQLQSLITAELAAVLNPVPASPAATAKAKQIQEVLTQLGGTAAPAAPAGGDAAAAKPDAAADAGGADAKPAADAGGADVAAAAKPAAKPAVMSPNDIETLHKTLAALSNVYVQVLQSLQKKLNLLPPSAGMAGLYTLVDNTRGVWKAPANVSLNGVVSPSVSISNADQEDLNAPTNGKSVNAIRSFIGEGVMVWGARTLDGNSLDWRYLSVRRTMIMIEESLRLACKAYVFEPNTANTWVTIKSMVRNFLTSVWKRGGLAGASPDDAFQVFVGLGETMTGDDILEGLLKVSVLVAVSRPAEFIELTFEQQMQKS; from the coding sequence ATGGCGCAATACAAAACACCAGGCGTATACGTAGTCGAACAAAATGCGTTTCCCAACTCCGTGGTGGAAGTCGCCACGGCCGTCCCGGCATTCATCGGCTATACCCAGTTCGCCGATAACAAGGGCACGCCGCTGGCCAATACGCCGTGGCGTATCAGCTCGATGGCGGAATTCGTGACGTACTTCGGTGGCGCACCTGCCACGAGCTACTCGCTCGACGCGGTGCCGGCAGCACCGAGCGCACCGGCGGCTGCCAAGAAGGCAGACGGCGGCGACGCAGCGGCTGCCGATGCGGGTGGCGCCACGCCGCCGGCACGCCCGGTGGTGACCGATCTTTTCATCGGCGCGACCGGCGCGCGCAAGCCGTTCAAGTTCACGCCGCAGGGCACGGAATACCTGCTGTACTACAGCATGCTGCTGTTCTTCCAGAACGGCGGCGGCCCGTGCTACATCGTGTCGGTCGGCACGTACGCCGACGGCGAGATCGACCCGGGCAAGCTGACCGCCGGTATCGATACGCTCGTCAAGGAGCAGGAACCCACGATGGTGGTGGTGCCCGAAGCCGTGCGCCTGTCGAGTCAGGACTGCACGACCGTGCAGCGCGCGATGCTCATGCACTGCGGTTACACGATGCGTAACCGCTTCGCAATCGTTGATGTCTTCGACGGCTCGTGGGACCGTCAGGCGCCCGGCGGCGATGCCATCACGGCATTCCGCGATTCGGTGGGCTCGGAGTTTCTGGACTTCGGCGCGGGCTACTACCCGTGGGTCAACACGTCGATCGTGACCGAGAAAGATCTCGACTTCACGAGGATTTCGAACCCGGCACAACTGCAATCGTTGATCACGGCAGAACTGGCGGCTGTGCTCAACCCCGTGCCGGCATCGCCTGCCGCGACGGCGAAGGCCAAGCAGATTCAGGAAGTGCTGACGCAACTCGGCGGTACGGCCGCCCCGGCAGCGCCTGCCGGAGGCGATGCCGCTGCGGCGAAACCGGACGCCGCCGCTGACGCCGGTGGTGCCGATGCGAAGCCCGCCGCCGATGCGGGCGGTGCTGATGTAGCCGCAGCAGCGAAGCCTGCTGCCAAGCCAGCGGTCATGTCGCCGAACGACATCGAGACGCTGCACAAGACGCTGGCCGCGCTGAGCAATGTGTACGTGCAGGTGCTGCAATCACTGCAAAAGAAGCTCAACTTGCTGCCGCCGTCGGCTGGCATGGCAGGGCTGTACACGCTCGTCGACAACACGCGCGGCGTATGGAAGGCACCGGCCAACGTGAGCCTGAACGGCGTGGTGTCGCCCAGCGTGAGCATCTCGAATGCCGATCAGGAAGACCTCAACGCACCGACCAACGGCAAGTCGGTCAACGCCATTCGCAGCTTCATCGGCGAAGGCGTGATGGTGTGGGGTGCCCGCACGCTCGACGGCAACAGCCTCGACTGGCGATACCTGAGCGTGCGCCGCACGATGATCATGATCGAAGAGTCGCTGCGGCTCGCGTGTAAGGCCTATGTGTTCGAACCGAACACCGCCAACACGTGGGTGACGATCAAGAGCATGGTGCGCAACTTCCTCACCAGCGTGTGGAAGCGCGGCGGTCTGGCGGGGGCGAGCCCGGACGACGCGTTTCAGGTCTTTGTCGGTCTCGGCGAAACCATGACCGGTGACGACATTCTCGAAGGTCTGCTCAAGGTATCGGTGCTGGTGGCGGTGAGCCGTCCGGCGGAATTCATCGAACTGACGTTCGAACAACAAATGCAGAAGTCCTGA
- a CDS encoding phage tail protein yields MPSSPFDPYPPAAFHFRVMFATTGGDVDASFQEVSGISTELDTESVPEGGENRFVHTLPKGVKHPHLELKRGIASLSSPLVSWCRSVFEGEFIVPIRPQSLMVQLLDEMHIPIRIWSFANAYPVKWEIEGFGSTKNQVAIEKIVLSYTYANRME; encoded by the coding sequence ATGCCGTCATCGCCTTTCGATCCGTACCCGCCTGCTGCCTTCCACTTTCGCGTGATGTTCGCCACGACCGGCGGCGACGTCGATGCGTCGTTTCAGGAAGTCTCCGGCATCAGCACCGAACTCGATACCGAATCGGTCCCCGAGGGCGGCGAGAACCGTTTTGTGCACACGTTGCCGAAGGGCGTCAAACACCCCCACCTCGAACTCAAGCGGGGAATTGCGTCGCTCTCGTCGCCGCTCGTCTCGTGGTGCCGCTCGGTGTTCGAAGGCGAGTTCATCGTGCCGATAAGGCCGCAGTCGCTGATGGTGCAGTTGCTCGACGAAATGCATATTCCGATCCGCATCTGGAGCTTTGCCAATGCGTATCCGGTGAAATGGGAAATCGAGGGTTTCGGCTCGACGAAGAATCAGGTGGCGATCGAGAAGATCGTTCTGAGCTACACCTACGCGAATCGAATGGAGTGA
- a CDS encoding DUF5908 family protein, giving the protein MSIEIGQLSIKSNVIQRAAGESDVALPADDMAEALPVLDAQMRAELLAECRALVLDLLDRAKER; this is encoded by the coding sequence ATGTCGATTGAAATCGGCCAGTTGAGCATCAAATCGAACGTCATACAGCGAGCCGCCGGTGAGAGCGACGTCGCGCTGCCGGCCGACGATATGGCAGAAGCCTTGCCGGTACTCGACGCTCAAATGCGGGCAGAGCTGCTCGCCGAGTGCCGTGCGCTCGTGCTCGATTTGCTCGACCGCGCGAAGGAGCGTTGA
- a CDS encoding aspartate/glutamate racemase family protein has protein sequence MRLLVINPNISTSVTALIEAEARRAASPETALSFATAQFGVAYIETRFEALTGGYATACAAAERAGEFDGLVVAAFGDPGLGGIKELFDVPVVGMTEAALASACLLGNRFSIIAISHRIQAWYRECVAANGLSSRLASIRSLTSPLRDIATVQEDHAARLIELSQMAVERDGADVIIVAGAPLAGLARQLRGQIPVPVVDGVSSAVRHCESLMALQPGVATGGSFQRPPRKDNAGLPPALRALLE, from the coding sequence ATGCGCTTGCTCGTGATCAACCCCAATATTTCCACTAGCGTGACGGCGCTGATCGAGGCGGAAGCCCGCCGGGCCGCTTCGCCTGAGACGGCGCTGTCGTTTGCCACGGCGCAATTCGGCGTGGCGTATATCGAAACGCGCTTCGAAGCGCTGACCGGAGGTTATGCGACGGCATGTGCCGCAGCCGAGCGTGCCGGGGAGTTCGATGGTCTCGTCGTGGCGGCCTTCGGCGATCCCGGCTTGGGCGGCATCAAGGAGTTGTTCGATGTGCCGGTCGTCGGCATGACCGAAGCCGCGCTGGCGAGTGCCTGCCTGCTCGGCAACCGGTTCTCGATCATTGCCATTTCTCACCGGATTCAGGCGTGGTACCGGGAGTGTGTTGCGGCGAATGGTTTGTCGTCGCGGCTGGCGAGCATTCGCAGTCTTACCTCACCACTGCGCGACATCGCCACGGTGCAGGAAGATCACGCGGCCCGGCTCATCGAGCTGAGCCAGATGGCGGTGGAGCGAGACGGTGCCGACGTCATCATCGTCGCCGGGGCACCGCTGGCCGGGCTGGCACGCCAGTTGCGCGGGCAGATTCCGGTGCCTGTCGTCGATGGCGTCTCCAGTGCGGTCAGGCACTGCGAATCGTTGATGGCGCTGCAACCGGGGGTGGCGACGGGTGGCAGCTTCCAGCGGCCACCGAGAAAAGACAACGCCGGATTGCCGCCGGCATTGCGGGCGTTACTCGAGTGA
- a CDS encoding GPW/gp25 family protein yields MSTDKSFLGTGWAFPPRFGDSAARGRTQMVEAEADIHESLRIILSTVPGERIMQPTFGCGIKSYVFDEISESVLTEIRDAIERAILFFEPRITVEQIVIDSSAAMEGRIDVLIDYTVRGTNTRSNMVYPFYFLEGTNLPDKQMDR; encoded by the coding sequence GTGAGCACCGACAAATCGTTTCTCGGCACTGGCTGGGCGTTTCCGCCGCGGTTCGGCGACAGCGCCGCGCGGGGGCGCACGCAGATGGTAGAGGCCGAAGCTGACATCCATGAAAGCCTGCGCATCATCCTGTCGACCGTGCCGGGCGAGCGGATCATGCAGCCGACCTTCGGATGCGGCATCAAGAGCTACGTGTTCGACGAAATCAGCGAAAGCGTGCTCACCGAGATACGCGATGCGATCGAGCGCGCCATTCTGTTCTTCGAGCCGCGCATAACGGTCGAACAGATCGTCATCGACTCGTCGGCGGCCATGGAGGGGCGTATCGACGTGCTCATCGACTACACGGTGCGCGGCACGAATACGCGCAGCAACATGGTCTACCCGTTCTATTTCCTTGAAGGGACCAACTTGCCGGACAAGCAGATGGATCGCTGA
- a CDS encoding DUF4255 domain-containing protein, translating into MINAAVGHLAGRLNEYLKQAYTLTEDIVTMSGLVDMHGHAIADTNNRLVVFLTHIERDTGPYRQSLPGDAGASRVTTTVAPLYLNLYVMVAANYTGGNYEDSLKLISGAIQFFQRYPVFDHQSSPSLDARIDRLVLEIENLNIRELSNLWTMLGGKYLPSVLYKVRLMAPDTGDVVGTVPTVRTPVPALNH; encoded by the coding sequence ATGATTAACGCTGCTGTGGGCCACCTGGCGGGGCGGCTCAACGAATATTTAAAACAAGCCTACACACTCACCGAAGACATCGTGACGATGTCCGGTCTCGTGGATATGCACGGGCATGCTATTGCCGACACGAACAACCGTTTGGTCGTGTTCCTCACGCATATCGAACGAGACACGGGCCCCTATCGCCAGTCTTTGCCGGGTGACGCCGGTGCGTCGCGCGTGACGACCACCGTCGCGCCGCTCTACCTGAATCTCTACGTGATGGTGGCTGCCAATTACACCGGCGGCAACTACGAAGATTCGCTCAAACTGATCTCGGGCGCGATCCAGTTCTTCCAGCGTTATCCGGTCTTCGACCATCAGTCGTCGCCATCGCTCGATGCGCGCATCGACCGGCTGGTGCTCGAGATCGAGAACCTCAATATTCGCGAACTCAGCAATCTGTGGACGATGCTTGGCGGCAAATATCTGCCGTCGGTGCTGTACAAGGTGCGCCTGATGGCCCCCGATACCGGCGACGTCGTCGGTACCGTGCCGACGGTGCGCACACCTGTACCGGCGCTCAATCACTGA